A region of Mesorhizobium sp. M3A.F.Ca.ET.080.04.2.1 DNA encodes the following proteins:
- the folE gene encoding GTP cyclohydrolase I FolE, whose protein sequence is MDAVIKKLMPASSYMEKPVTDRPSEAEVEVAVRTLLRWTGDNPDREGLVDTPKRVTKAFREMFNGYDMCPAEELGRTFEEVAGYDDLVIVRDIKFHSHCEHHMVPIIGKAHVGYLPDGKVVGLSKIARVVDIFAHRLQTQEAMTAQIAGVIQDVLNPRGVAVMIEAEHMCMAMRGIRKQDSTTLTSTFTGVFKDTPEEQVRFVTMVRN, encoded by the coding sequence ATGGATGCCGTCATCAAGAAACTCATGCCTGCTTCGTCCTACATGGAAAAGCCGGTCACCGATCGCCCAAGCGAGGCCGAGGTCGAGGTCGCTGTGCGCACGTTGCTGCGCTGGACCGGCGACAATCCGGACCGCGAAGGCCTGGTCGATACCCCTAAGCGCGTCACCAAGGCGTTTCGTGAGATGTTCAACGGCTACGACATGTGCCCGGCCGAGGAACTCGGCCGCACTTTCGAGGAGGTGGCCGGCTATGACGATCTCGTCATCGTCAGGGATATAAAGTTCCACTCGCACTGCGAGCACCACATGGTGCCGATCATCGGCAAGGCGCATGTCGGCTATCTCCCGGATGGCAAGGTCGTCGGCCTCTCCAAGATCGCGCGCGTCGTCGACATCTTCGCCCATCGCCTGCAGACCCAGGAAGCAATGACGGCGCAGATCGCCGGCGTCATCCAGGACGTGCTCAACCCGCGCGGCGTCGCCGTGATGATCGAGGCCGAGCATATGTGCATGGCCATGCGCGGCATCCGCAAGCAGGATTCCACAACGCTGACCTCGACGTTCACGGGTGTCTTCAAGGATACGCCCGAAGAGCAGGTCCGCTTCGTGACCATGGTGCGCAATTAG
- the yidD gene encoding membrane protein insertion efficiency factor YidD has protein sequence MADHHGHAHGARPIQRGRNWPGPWRKTPGRVLGTSLVRLYQLTLSGFVGNSCRHLPTCSEYAHEAIARHGLWAGGWMALFRVSRCGPFGSHGIDRVPETLAQRYVWFMPWRYWQIGKKRGERDA, from the coding sequence TTGGCTGACCACCATGGACATGCGCATGGCGCCCGGCCCATCCAGCGCGGACGCAACTGGCCGGGGCCCTGGCGCAAGACGCCGGGCCGCGTCCTCGGCACGTCGCTCGTGCGCCTTTACCAGCTGACGCTCTCCGGTTTTGTCGGCAACAGCTGCCGGCATCTGCCGACCTGTTCCGAATACGCGCATGAGGCGATCGCCCGCCATGGTCTATGGGCCGGCGGCTGGATGGCCCTATTTCGGGTCTCGCGCTGCGGACCATTCGGATCCCATGGCATCGACCGGGTGCCGGAGACGCTTGCCCAACGCTATGTCTGGTTCATGCCATGGCGCTACTGGCAGATCGGCAAGAAGCGCGGCGAAAGGGACGCTTAG
- a CDS encoding iron-sulfur cluster assembly scaffold protein yields MIDEVYNTKILGFAGNIARIGRLDHPDATARAHSKLCGSTVTVDLKMDGDVVTDFAHDVKACALGQASSSIMARNVVGANADELRAVRETMLKMLKENGAPPEGRFADLKYLEPVRDYKARHASTMLTFDAVVDAIGQIEKKRAGQAA; encoded by the coding sequence ATGATCGACGAAGTCTACAACACGAAAATTCTTGGTTTTGCTGGAAATATCGCGCGCATCGGCCGGCTCGACCACCCCGATGCGACCGCGAGGGCGCACTCCAAATTGTGCGGCTCGACCGTCACCGTCGACTTGAAAATGGATGGCGATGTCGTGACCGACTTCGCTCATGACGTGAAAGCTTGCGCGCTCGGCCAGGCTTCGTCCTCGATCATGGCCCGCAACGTTGTCGGCGCTAACGCCGATGAGCTGCGCGCGGTGCGCGAGACGATGTTGAAGATGCTGAAGGAGAACGGCGCGCCGCCGGAAGGCCGTTTCGCCGACTTGAAATATCTGGAGCCGGTGCGCGACTACAAAGCGCGCCACGCCTCGACCATGCTGACCTTCGACGCGGTGGTCGACGCGATCGGCCAGATCGAGAAGAAGCGCGCCGGACAGGCGGCTTGA
- a CDS encoding patatin family protein, whose amino-acid sequence MLEWASLRSRPDVQEANGPASSGGVPDPKSAKRMGISLALGGGCARGWAHIGVLRALDEAGIEVSMIAGTSIGALVGGCYLAGKLDELEEFARSLTKRRIFGLLDFNLRGSGLFGGMKLDARLREHLTGTRFEDLSRPFVAVTSEIRTGHEIWLSSGSLITAMRASYALPGVFEPVTCNGRVLVDGALVNPVPVSVCRAYEQPLVVAVNLHYDLFGRAAVIKHSAGELVIENDAPSSAGLSEHQAHHTRLGITGVMVEAFNIIQDRISRARMAGDPPDMSLQPKLSHIGLTEFHRADEAIRLGYQATMAQISELTRLQSVLA is encoded by the coding sequence ATGCTCGAATGGGCGTCATTGCGCAGCAGACCTGACGTTCAGGAGGCCAACGGCCCTGCATCGTCCGGCGGCGTGCCCGACCCGAAGTCGGCGAAGAGGATGGGCATTTCCCTGGCGCTCGGCGGCGGCTGCGCCCGCGGCTGGGCCCATATCGGCGTGCTGCGCGCCTTGGACGAAGCCGGCATCGAAGTGTCGATGATAGCCGGCACCTCGATCGGGGCGCTTGTCGGCGGCTGCTATCTTGCCGGCAAGCTCGACGAGCTGGAAGAGTTCGCCAGGAGCCTGACCAAGCGCCGCATCTTCGGCCTCCTCGATTTCAATCTGCGCGGCAGCGGCCTGTTCGGCGGCATGAAGCTCGACGCGCGTTTGCGCGAGCATCTGACGGGCACCCGCTTCGAGGATCTGTCGAGGCCGTTCGTCGCCGTCACCTCTGAAATCCGCACCGGGCACGAGATCTGGCTGTCGAGCGGCTCGCTGATCACAGCGATGCGCGCATCCTACGCGCTACCCGGCGTATTCGAGCCGGTGACTTGCAACGGCCGCGTGCTGGTCGACGGCGCGCTGGTCAATCCGGTGCCGGTATCGGTCTGCCGCGCCTATGAACAGCCGCTGGTGGTGGCGGTTAATCTCCACTACGACCTGTTCGGTCGCGCCGCGGTCATCAAGCACAGCGCCGGCGAACTCGTCATCGAAAACGACGCGCCGAGCAGCGCGGGCCTGTCCGAGCACCAGGCGCATCACACACGTCTCGGCATCACCGGCGTCATGGTCGAGGCCTTCAACATTATTCAGGATCGGATCTCGCGGGCCAGAATGGCCGGCGATCCGCCCGACATGTCGTTGCAGCCGAAGCTCAGCCACATCGGCCTCACCGAGTTCCATCGCGCCGACGAGGCCATCCGTCTCGGCTACCAGGCGACGATGGCGCAGATCAGCGAGCTGACCCGCCTGCAGTCGGTCCTGGCCTGA
- the blaOXA gene encoding class D beta-lactamase, which yields MRQMDRYPFIFAVVLFLLAWMLGLPMRAQSAPLADIHCTLIQDAESGATLYQDGICDQRASPASTFKVPLALMGYDSGILSDEHTPSWDYKAEFNAVKRDQKTVDPIIWERDSIIWYSREITRRLGADRFAGYVSKFGYGNADVSGSAGKNDGLTNSWVDSSLEISPVEQAAFLRSLLAGKMPASAKAQELARAIIPSFNAGDWTVQGKTGTTRIGSSKRSLGWFIGWAEKDGRRIVFARLVADATRGNMPKGPATRAAFLKDLPALIK from the coding sequence ATGCGCCAGATGGACCGCTATCCCTTTATTTTTGCTGTCGTTCTCTTCCTGTTGGCCTGGATGCTGGGTCTGCCGATGCGGGCGCAGTCCGCACCTCTTGCGGACATTCACTGCACGCTGATCCAGGATGCTGAAAGCGGGGCGACGCTGTACCAGGACGGGATCTGCGACCAGCGCGCCAGCCCGGCGTCCACCTTCAAGGTGCCTCTGGCCTTGATGGGCTACGATTCCGGAATCCTCAGCGACGAGCATACGCCGAGCTGGGACTACAAGGCCGAGTTCAACGCCGTGAAACGGGACCAGAAAACGGTCGACCCGATCATCTGGGAACGCGATTCCATCATCTGGTACTCCCGCGAGATCACGCGCCGGCTCGGCGCCGATCGCTTCGCCGGCTATGTGTCGAAGTTCGGCTACGGCAATGCGGATGTCTCCGGCAGCGCCGGCAAGAATGACGGCCTGACCAATTCCTGGGTGGATTCCTCGCTCGAAATTTCGCCGGTGGAGCAGGCGGCGTTTCTGCGCAGCCTGCTCGCCGGCAAGATGCCGGCGTCCGCCAAGGCCCAAGAGTTGGCCAGGGCGATCATCCCAAGCTTCAACGCCGGCGACTGGACCGTCCAGGGCAAAACCGGCACCACGAGGATTGGCAGCAGCAAGCGGTCGCTCGGCTGGTTCATCGGTTGGGCCGAGAAGGACGGCCGCCGGATCGTCTTCGCCCGGCTGGTCGCCGATGCCACGCGCGGCAATATGCCGAAGGGCCCCGCTACCCGGGCCGCTTTCCTGAAGGATTTGCCCGCTCTCATCAAATAG
- the hisI gene encoding phosphoribosyl-AMP cyclohydrolase has protein sequence MSALQFSEAPKDKKALEEGTALSPRFDAAGLVTVVVTDAGDGMLLMVAHMNAQALSLTLETGIAHYWSRSRNALWKKGETSGNFQHVVEMRTDCDQDAIWLRVKVLGHDATCHTGRRSCFYRTVGLNDGKAVLADDGSKPLFDTEQTYRKPV, from the coding sequence ATGTCGGCACTGCAGTTTTCCGAAGCTCCAAAGGACAAGAAAGCGCTGGAGGAAGGTACCGCACTTTCTCCGCGCTTCGACGCCGCCGGCCTCGTCACCGTGGTCGTCACCGATGCCGGCGACGGCATGCTATTGATGGTCGCCCACATGAACGCGCAGGCGCTGTCTCTGACACTTGAAACGGGCATCGCCCATTACTGGTCGCGCTCGCGCAACGCTCTGTGGAAGAAGGGCGAAACCTCGGGCAATTTCCAGCACGTTGTCGAGATGCGCACGGATTGTGACCAAGACGCGATATGGTTGCGCGTGAAAGTGTTGGGCCACGACGCAACTTGTCACACGGGAAGACGTTCCTGCTTTTATCGGACGGTGGGGCTCAACGACGGCAAGGCGGTGCTTGCCGACGATGGCAGCAAGCCGCTGTTCGATACTGAACAGACGTATCGGAAGCCGGTGTGA